A genome region from Halorussus pelagicus includes the following:
- a CDS encoding DUF7282 domain-containing protein, with protein sequence MTPSGGRRRTAAIVLVTALVVSGAGVVVTGAPSSADESAALQETTTTAEPTASVSLENLSSPERVSAGTNYTVSATVVNRGDELVTEQVSYRITGNVIAATFVDVPANETRPVQFNVTGEDTAGFPAGTFTHGVFVGDAAVTANLTLVNETAETTTEATPAENETTITFERQTSNGSAVTVQSVTIPEGGFVVVHDNGVVEGEVVESILGVSDYVEPGAQENVTVELDPSLTQSQQLVAIAYRDSNDNQEFDLVTSNRTADGPYTQPDSREAVNGIAVVDVTDGSTNETTDGTSNETTQA encoded by the coding sequence ATGACGCCGAGTGGCGGCCGACGCCGGACGGCGGCGATAGTTCTCGTTACCGCACTCGTCGTTTCGGGAGCGGGCGTCGTCGTGACCGGCGCACCATCCTCCGCCGACGAGTCCGCCGCGCTTCAGGAGACGACCACGACGGCGGAGCCAACAGCGAGCGTTTCGCTCGAAAATCTCTCGTCGCCCGAACGAGTCAGCGCCGGAACGAACTACACCGTCTCGGCGACCGTCGTCAACCGGGGCGACGAACTGGTCACGGAGCAGGTCAGCTACCGAATCACCGGCAACGTCATCGCGGCGACGTTCGTTGACGTACCCGCCAACGAGACGAGACCGGTGCAGTTCAACGTCACGGGAGAGGACACCGCCGGGTTCCCCGCGGGGACGTTCACCCACGGCGTGTTCGTCGGCGACGCCGCGGTAACTGCCAACCTGACGCTGGTAAACGAGACTGCCGAGACCACGACCGAGGCGACACCCGCAGAGAACGAGACGACCATCACGTTCGAGCGCCAGACCTCGAACGGGAGCGCGGTCACCGTGCAGTCGGTAACCATTCCGGAAGGCGGCTTCGTCGTCGTTCACGACAACGGCGTCGTCGAGGGAGAAGTCGTCGAGAGCATCCTCGGCGTCTCCGACTACGTGGAACCGGGCGCACAGGAGAACGTGACGGTGGAACTCGACCCGTCGCTCACCCAGTCTCAGCAACTCGTCGCAATCGCGTACCGCGATTCGAACGACAATCAGGAGTTCGACTTGGTGACCTCAAACCGGACGGCCGACGGGCCGTACACCCAGCCGGATTCGAGGGAAGCGGTCAACGGAATCGCCGTCGTGGACGTGACCGACGGATCGACCAACGAAACGACCGACGGAACAAGTAACGAGACGACTCAGGCCTAA